From Cellulosimicrobium cellulans, the proteins below share one genomic window:
- a CDS encoding LysR family transcriptional regulator: MIDLSAVGALIAIERTGSVHGAARDLGYTPSAVSQQVKRLERDLGARLLDREGRGVVLTAAGRRVVDEGRALREQVESLRARLHDAGARPTGTVRLGSFSTAVRGVVAPLVARVRDDVPDLRLVVEEAEPWDAVAAVAAGTLDLALVHHWEGVGLALPPSLRAEELFRDEADVLVHASSPLAGRSTLTPADLLDETWVCTPDGTICYEWFCHMFAREPRVPRIDFRCLEFASQVEVVAQGLAVALVPRLGRGPLPADVVAVPVREPVPTRPVTVVWRATMTDAPAVRYLRERLRAVAP; the protein is encoded by the coding sequence ATGATCGACCTCTCGGCCGTCGGCGCGCTCATCGCGATCGAGCGCACGGGGAGCGTCCACGGCGCCGCGCGCGACCTCGGGTACACGCCGTCCGCCGTCTCGCAGCAGGTCAAGCGCCTGGAGCGCGACCTCGGCGCGCGCCTGCTCGACCGCGAGGGGCGCGGGGTCGTCCTCACCGCCGCCGGCCGGCGCGTGGTGGACGAGGGCCGCGCGCTGCGCGAGCAGGTCGAGTCGCTGCGCGCCCGCCTGCACGACGCGGGCGCCCGGCCGACGGGGACCGTGCGCCTCGGGTCGTTCTCGACGGCGGTGCGCGGCGTCGTCGCGCCGCTCGTCGCACGGGTGCGCGACGACGTCCCCGACCTGCGGCTCGTCGTCGAGGAGGCTGAGCCGTGGGACGCCGTCGCGGCCGTCGCGGCGGGGACGCTCGACCTCGCGCTCGTCCACCACTGGGAGGGTGTCGGCCTCGCGCTGCCCCCGAGCCTGCGGGCCGAGGAGCTCTTCCGCGACGAGGCCGACGTGCTCGTGCACGCGTCGAGCCCCCTCGCCGGGAGGTCCACGCTCACGCCCGCCGACCTGCTCGACGAGACCTGGGTCTGCACGCCCGACGGCACCATCTGCTACGAGTGGTTCTGCCACATGTTCGCGCGCGAGCCGCGCGTCCCGCGCATCGACTTCCGGTGCCTCGAGTTCGCGTCGCAGGTCGAGGTCGTGGCGCAGGGCCTCGCCGTCGCGCTCGTCCCGCGGCTCGGTCGCGGCCCCCTGCCCGCCGACGTCGTCGCCGTGCCCGTGCGCGAGCCTGTCCCGACCCGTCCGGTGACGGTCGTGTGGCGCGCCACCATGACCGACGCCCCGGCGGTCCGCTACCTGCGCGAGCGGCTGCGCGCCGTCGCGCCGTGA